A stretch of Paraburkholderia phenazinium DNA encodes these proteins:
- a CDS encoding helix-turn-helix domain-containing protein, translated as MSQPIIAVVAFDRISPFHLSVPCVVFGEPHPGLPPVKFKVCAAEPGAINTTAGFSLGVSHGLSALKTADTIIVPTWRDIEERPPEPLLKALVAAQRRGAQIVGLCLGAYVLAEAGLLDGRRATTHWAYARDFAQRYPMVTVNADVLYVEDGNVLTSAGTAAGIDCCLHMVRQRYGTESANSLARRLVVPPHRQGGQAQFVEQPMPATARESRLSGLIDQVRGTLDEAHTLDSLAGEALMTRRTFTRQFRQLTGMTVGEWLLNERLALTQRLLETSDHSVDAIAVLAGFGSPESLRLHFRRAFSVSPTVWRQSFKGQDATA; from the coding sequence ATGTCCCAACCTATCATCGCCGTCGTGGCGTTCGACCGGATCAGTCCGTTTCACCTCTCCGTACCTTGTGTTGTGTTCGGTGAGCCTCATCCGGGCCTGCCGCCTGTCAAATTCAAGGTTTGCGCAGCCGAGCCTGGCGCCATCAATACGACGGCTGGTTTTTCCCTCGGCGTAAGTCACGGTTTATCCGCTTTAAAGACGGCGGATACGATCATCGTTCCGACCTGGCGTGACATCGAGGAACGGCCGCCAGAACCGCTTCTTAAGGCGTTGGTCGCTGCACAGCGACGAGGTGCGCAGATTGTCGGCCTCTGTCTCGGCGCTTATGTGCTGGCGGAAGCGGGACTGCTGGACGGACGTCGCGCTACGACGCATTGGGCGTATGCGCGCGATTTCGCGCAACGCTACCCCATGGTCACGGTGAACGCTGATGTGCTGTATGTGGAGGACGGCAACGTGCTGACTTCCGCGGGCACTGCGGCTGGCATCGACTGCTGTCTGCACATGGTGCGCCAGCGCTACGGGACCGAGTCTGCCAACAGCCTGGCGCGACGCCTCGTCGTGCCGCCGCATCGTCAGGGCGGCCAGGCGCAATTCGTCGAGCAGCCTATGCCGGCAACCGCGAGAGAATCGCGGCTGTCAGGGTTGATCGATCAGGTACGCGGTACGCTGGACGAAGCGCACACGTTGGACAGCCTCGCCGGCGAGGCATTGATGACTCGCCGTACCTTCACCCGGCAATTCCGGCAACTGACCGGCATGACAGTCGGTGAGTGGCTGCTGAACGAGCGGCTGGCCTTGACGCAGCGATTGCTGGAGACCAGCGATCACTCAGTGGATGCGATTGCGGTGCTTGCCGGTTTCGGATCGCCGGAGTCACTGCGGCTTCACTTCAGGAGAGCGTTTAGTGTCTCGCCAACGGTGTGGCGGCAGAGTTTCAAAGGTCAGGACGCTACCGCTTGA
- the msrA gene encoding peptide-methionine (S)-S-oxide reductase MsrA, translated as MKRASFAKLAGVAALVLGAVAVQRVANSAEAATQVPPPAQDEKVTATHSETAVFAGGCFWGVQGVFEHVRGVKQVAAGYSGGAASTAQYETVSGGDTGHAESVQITYDPTQITYGRLLQIFFSVAHNPTELDYQGPDHGTQYRSAVFPVNPEQRIVAQAYIAQLDKAHVFSQPVVTRVENFKGFYPAENYHQNFLVLHPDYPYIAINDLPKVTDLKKMFPDLYRNDPVLLKVASS; from the coding sequence GTGAAGCGTGCATCGTTCGCGAAGCTGGCAGGCGTTGCAGCGCTCGTCCTCGGGGCAGTCGCCGTGCAGCGCGTGGCAAACTCCGCGGAAGCGGCAACCCAGGTCCCGCCGCCCGCGCAGGACGAGAAAGTCACCGCGACCCATAGCGAAACCGCGGTGTTCGCAGGCGGCTGCTTCTGGGGCGTGCAAGGCGTGTTCGAACATGTGCGCGGGGTGAAACAGGTCGCGGCCGGCTATAGCGGCGGCGCGGCCAGCACGGCGCAATACGAAACCGTTAGCGGCGGCGATACCGGTCACGCTGAATCAGTGCAGATCACCTACGACCCGACGCAGATTACCTACGGCCGGCTGCTGCAGATTTTCTTCTCGGTTGCACATAACCCGACCGAACTGGATTACCAGGGCCCAGATCACGGCACGCAGTATCGTTCCGCGGTGTTCCCGGTCAATCCGGAGCAACGTATCGTCGCGCAGGCGTATATAGCGCAACTCGACAAGGCGCATGTGTTTTCGCAGCCGGTGGTCACGCGCGTAGAGAACTTCAAGGGCTTTTACCCTGCGGAAAACTATCACCAGAACTTCCTCGTGCTGCATCCGGACTATCCGTATATCGCCATCAACGATTTGCCCAAGGTCACCGATCTGAAGAAGATGTTCCCGGATCTCTATCGCAACGATCCGGTGCTGCTAAAGGTTGCTTCGTCATAG
- a CDS encoding cytochrome c biogenesis protein DipZ — MLLIVLAYLGGALTILSPCILPVLPFVFARADQPFVRSGLPLLAGMALTFALVATLAAVGGGWVTQANQYGRWVAIALLGVFGLTLLFPRFADHLMRPLVSAGNRLSNFAQADGQQVRAGSSFLLGIATGLLWAPCAGPILGLVLTGAALRGASVGTTLLLVAYAAGAATSLAVALLIGGRVFTAMKRSLGAGEWVRRGIGAAMLCGVVAIALGLDTGVLTRVSTVATGGIEQKLVDRLAPRTTTAMAAANPLAASGTMAASSDNDVVTTGNAMVATSGSMMAKSSGGMLRAAQPVSENAPPLPVEGQLPSLNGAVQWLNSPPLTAQSLRGKVVLVDFWTYSCINCLRSLPYVKAWAEKYKDQGLVVIGVHAPEFAFERNIDNVKKATHDLGIDYPVAIDNNYAIWRSLNNEYWPAHYFVDAQGRIRYHHFGEGDYAESEKVIQQLLAEAGHANATSVPTGLTSTSVMGVEAAADNSDMKSPETYIGYSRAENFASPGGEAENRSHTYAAPTQLSLNEWGLDGKWRVGEEHATLAAASGGIVYRFHARDLHLVLGPDKDGKPVRFRVSIDGAAPGAAHGSDVTADGTGTVTEQRLYQLVRQTGDVKDHTFSIEFLDPGVEAYSFTFG; from the coding sequence ATGTTGCTCATCGTTCTTGCCTACCTTGGCGGCGCCCTGACGATTCTCAGCCCGTGCATCCTGCCGGTGCTGCCGTTCGTCTTCGCGCGCGCCGATCAGCCATTCGTGCGCAGCGGCCTGCCGCTGCTCGCCGGCATGGCGCTCACGTTCGCTCTCGTGGCGACGCTCGCCGCGGTCGGCGGCGGCTGGGTGACCCAGGCCAATCAGTACGGCCGCTGGGTCGCGATTGCGCTGCTCGGCGTGTTCGGCTTGACCCTCCTGTTTCCGCGTTTTGCGGACCATCTGATGCGCCCGCTGGTGAGCGCCGGCAACCGCCTGTCGAACTTTGCCCAGGCCGATGGCCAGCAGGTGCGGGCAGGTTCGTCGTTCCTGCTCGGGATCGCCACCGGACTGCTGTGGGCACCGTGCGCGGGTCCGATTCTCGGTCTGGTGCTGACGGGTGCGGCGCTGCGTGGCGCGAGCGTTGGCACTACCCTGCTACTGGTTGCCTATGCAGCCGGCGCGGCTACCTCGCTGGCGGTGGCGCTGCTGATCGGCGGACGCGTGTTTACGGCGATGAAGCGCTCGCTGGGCGCAGGAGAATGGGTCCGTCGTGGGATCGGCGCGGCGATGCTGTGCGGTGTGGTTGCGATTGCGCTGGGTCTCGACACGGGCGTGCTGACACGCGTGTCCACGGTGGCGACCGGCGGTATTGAACAGAAGCTGGTCGACCGGCTTGCGCCCCGCACGACGACGGCGATGGCGGCGGCCAACCCCCTCGCTGCTTCGGGCACGATGGCTGCCTCTTCCGACAACGACGTGGTCACCACAGGCAACGCGATGGTCGCGACGTCGGGCAGCATGATGGCGAAGTCATCCGGCGGCATGCTGCGCGCAGCACAACCCGTTAGCGAAAACGCACCGCCGTTGCCTGTCGAAGGCCAGTTGCCGTCGCTCAACGGCGCGGTCCAGTGGCTCAACTCGCCCCCTCTGACTGCCCAGAGCCTGCGCGGCAAGGTCGTACTGGTCGACTTCTGGACGTACTCGTGCATCAACTGCCTGCGCTCGCTGCCATATGTCAAGGCATGGGCCGAAAAGTACAAGGATCAAGGACTCGTCGTGATCGGTGTGCACGCCCCGGAATTCGCCTTCGAACGCAATATCGACAACGTGAAGAAAGCCACACATGACCTCGGTATCGACTATCCGGTGGCGATCGACAACAACTACGCCATCTGGCGCTCGCTGAACAACGAATACTGGCCGGCGCATTACTTTGTCGATGCACAGGGACGCATCCGCTATCACCACTTCGGCGAAGGCGACTATGCGGAGTCGGAGAAGGTCATCCAGCAGTTACTGGCTGAAGCAGGGCACGCGAACGCGACCAGCGTCCCGACGGGTTTGACCAGCACCAGCGTCATGGGCGTGGAAGCAGCGGCCGACAACTCGGATATGAAGTCACCGGAAACGTATATCGGTTACTCGCGTGCCGAGAACTTCGCTTCGCCTGGCGGCGAAGCAGAAAACAGGTCGCATACGTACGCGGCCCCCACACAGCTCTCGCTCAACGAGTGGGGTCTCGATGGCAAGTGGCGGGTCGGTGAAGAGCACGCGACGCTCGCCGCAGCGTCCGGTGGCATCGTCTATCGCTTCCATGCGCGCGATCTGCATCTGGTGCTCGGTCCGGACAAAGACGGCAAGCCTGTGCGGTTCCGCGTCAGCATCGACGGCGCCGCGCCTGGGGCAGCACATGGCAGCGACGTGACGGCCGACGGCACAGGCACGGTGACGGAGCAGCGGCTCTATCAACTGGTGCGGCAGACCGGCGACGTCAAGGATCACACCTTCTCGATCGAGTTTCTGGACCCGGGTGTCGAAGCTTATTCATTTACGTTCGGCTGA
- a CDS encoding sensor histidine kinase produces the protein MNLTLTQRLLIVFSVLLLACSGASAWLQIRSSDLHEKEVVQGLSRDLAAHIAGSATLMDANGLRPDAVRQLFGQLMAVNPSVEVYLLDNEGRIKGDDAPAGRVKRQQIDLAPVRRFIAGDALPILGDDPRSLDGGKVFSAAPLQTAGQPPSGYIYVVLQGEAHDQLAARVAASSVLRTTLWSMALVALLCLVAGLMAFGFITRPLRRLTEAMRQFDANGEPDTQPKVPRSSSAGRRDEIAVLEATFTQMADRIGEQWRALTRQDQQRRELLANISHDLRTPLTSLHGYLETLSLKADTLSDVERKRYLGIALAQSVKVGRLAQALFELARLEHGNVQPALEDFSLVDLVQDVFQKFELPAEARRIQLRANIPPRLPAVSADLGMIERVLTNLLDNAIRHTPAEGAIDVELAYRDGKVQVMVSDTGPGIPPEMREGLFERPFSAGGAHRGGGFGLLIVQRMLQLHHSRIRLVERDGGTGTTFSFELPISAAVHA, from the coding sequence GTGAACCTAACGCTTACCCAGCGGCTCCTGATCGTCTTCTCGGTGCTGTTGCTCGCCTGTTCGGGCGCGTCCGCGTGGCTGCAGATTCGCTCCAGCGACCTGCATGAGAAGGAAGTCGTGCAGGGCCTCTCGCGCGACCTTGCCGCACACATTGCCGGCAGCGCGACACTGATGGATGCCAATGGCCTGCGACCCGACGCCGTGCGGCAACTGTTCGGCCAGTTGATGGCAGTCAATCCGAGCGTCGAGGTCTATCTGCTTGACAACGAGGGGCGCATCAAGGGCGATGATGCCCCCGCCGGACGCGTCAAGCGCCAGCAGATCGACCTCGCGCCGGTCCGACGCTTCATTGCCGGCGATGCGTTGCCGATCCTCGGTGACGACCCGCGCAGCCTCGATGGGGGGAAGGTGTTCAGCGCCGCGCCATTGCAAACGGCCGGGCAGCCGCCTTCGGGCTACATCTATGTCGTGCTGCAGGGCGAAGCGCACGACCAGCTCGCGGCGCGCGTGGCCGCAAGCTCGGTTTTGCGGACGACGCTGTGGTCGATGGCCCTGGTGGCGCTGCTATGCCTCGTGGCAGGTTTGATGGCATTTGGCTTCATCACACGGCCATTGCGGCGTTTGACCGAGGCGATGCGCCAGTTCGATGCCAACGGTGAGCCGGATACGCAGCCGAAGGTGCCGCGCTCTTCGTCGGCGGGGCGGCGCGATGAAATCGCCGTACTGGAGGCCACTTTCACGCAGATGGCCGATCGCATCGGCGAACAGTGGCGTGCACTGACGCGGCAGGATCAGCAGCGGCGCGAACTGCTCGCCAACATTTCGCATGATCTGCGCACGCCGCTGACTTCGCTGCACGGCTACCTCGAAACGCTATCGCTCAAGGCGGATACGCTGAGCGACGTGGAACGCAAGCGCTATCTGGGGATCGCGCTGGCGCAGAGCGTCAAGGTGGGGCGGCTTGCGCAGGCACTGTTTGAACTGGCGCGGCTCGAGCACGGCAATGTGCAGCCGGCGCTGGAGGATTTTTCGCTGGTCGATCTGGTGCAGGACGTGTTCCAGAAATTCGAATTGCCGGCCGAGGCTCGGCGTATCCAGTTGCGGGCCAACATTCCGCCGCGCTTGCCGGCGGTTAGCGCCGATCTGGGGATGATCGAGCGTGTGCTGACCAATCTGCTCGATAACGCGATTCGCCACACGCCGGCAGAAGGGGCGATTGATGTCGAGCTTGCGTATCGCGATGGCAAGGTGCAGGTGATGGTCAGCGATACCGGTCCGGGTATTCCGCCGGAGATGCGCGAAGGGCTGTTCGAGCGGCCGTTCAGCGCGGGCGGGGCGCATCGCGGCGGGGGCTTTGGGCTGCTGATTGTTCAACGCATGCTGCAATTGCATCACAGCCGGATTCGTCTGGTTGAGCGCGAT
- a CDS encoding cysteine hydrolase family protein, translating to MSKQALIVIDLQNDYFPEGKFPLWNADATLAKTETAIAQAQAKDIPVVLIQHVADKTKGTAPFFNEATPGVEIHPRILAAAPDAPVVIKSFADAFHRTTLEETLTRLDAEELLICGMMTQNCVTHTSISKAAEKYSVKILADCCTTVTEMIHLIALSGVSTRVELVQAKDVL from the coding sequence GTGTCCAAACAAGCGTTGATCGTCATCGACCTGCAGAACGATTACTTCCCTGAAGGCAAATTCCCGCTATGGAACGCCGACGCCACTCTGGCCAAAACCGAAACTGCGATCGCACAGGCCCAGGCGAAGGACATTCCGGTCGTTCTGATCCAGCACGTTGCTGACAAGACCAAGGGTACTGCACCGTTCTTCAACGAAGCGACGCCAGGCGTCGAAATTCACCCACGCATACTCGCAGCCGCGCCGGATGCACCTGTCGTCATCAAGTCTTTTGCTGACGCGTTCCACCGCACGACACTCGAGGAAACGTTGACGCGACTGGATGCCGAAGAACTTCTGATCTGCGGAATGATGACGCAGAATTGCGTCACGCACACGTCGATCTCGAAGGCAGCGGAGAAGTATTCCGTGAAGATTCTGGCCGATTGCTGCACAACCGTAACCGAGATGATTCACCTGATCGCGCTTAGCGGTGTATCGACGCGTGTTGAATTGGTGCAAGCGAAGGACGTGCTCTGA
- a CDS encoding response regulator transcription factor — protein sequence MDHPKRVLIVEDDVDIANVLSLHLRDERYEVVHSADGNEGLRLLEQGGWDALILDLMLPGVDGLEICRRARAMTRYTPIIITSARSSEVHRILGLELGADDYLAKPFSVLELVARVKALLRRVDAMAKDSRIDAGTLQTAGLTIDPLTREAAVDGRRIELTPREFDLLYFFAQHPGKVFSRMDLLNAVWGYQHEGYEHTVNTHINRLRAKIEADPAQPSRILTVWGHGYKLVAPSEGASSQDSKPKDTP from the coding sequence ATGGATCATCCGAAGCGCGTACTGATCGTCGAGGACGATGTCGACATTGCCAACGTTTTGAGCCTGCATCTGCGCGACGAACGCTACGAAGTCGTGCATAGCGCGGACGGTAACGAGGGCCTGCGGCTGCTCGAGCAGGGCGGCTGGGATGCCTTGATTCTGGACCTGATGCTGCCCGGCGTCGACGGCCTGGAAATCTGCCGGCGGGCCCGTGCGATGACGCGCTACACGCCGATCATCATCACCAGCGCGCGTTCGAGCGAAGTGCACCGGATTCTTGGCCTGGAACTGGGCGCCGACGACTACCTCGCCAAGCCGTTCTCCGTGCTCGAACTGGTGGCGCGGGTGAAGGCGCTGCTGCGACGCGTCGATGCAATGGCGAAAGACTCGCGGATCGACGCCGGTACATTGCAGACCGCCGGTTTGACGATCGACCCGTTGACGCGCGAAGCAGCCGTCGATGGCCGCCGTATCGAGCTGACGCCGCGCGAATTCGATCTGCTGTACTTCTTCGCCCAGCACCCGGGCAAGGTGTTTTCGCGGATGGATCTGCTGAACGCCGTCTGGGGTTATCAGCACGAGGGGTATGAGCACACGGTCAACACGCACATCAACCGGCTGCGCGCGAAGATCGAAGCCGATCCGGCGCAGCCTTCGCGCATCCTGACCGTCTGGGGGCACGGCTACAAGCTCGTGGCGCCTTCTGAAGGGGCTTCTTCCCAAGACTCCAAGCCGAAGGACACACCGTGA
- a CDS encoding LysR substrate-binding domain-containing protein, whose amino-acid sequence MDLRRIRYFIVLSEELHFGRAAQRLNIAQPPLSQQIRVLEDELGARLFDRSNRRVELTAAGKALLPEARALVAQAERTGEVARRAQLGELGELRVGFTGSAAFGSVIPKLIFEFRRRLPEVHLRLEELTTQQQLTAMLERRLEVAFVRGMTSPDLPSSLQVTRLFEDALVVVLPAQHPLAARESALSIEALKDEGFVMYPRERGTGVYDQIIALCQQAGFAPRLAQEARESATIVALVAAGLGVAIVPASLSSINVDGVAYRPLRGKAARSAMWMVLRAGKLSPQEALFMTLARELGTR is encoded by the coding sequence ATGGATCTCCGCCGCATTCGCTATTTCATCGTGCTGTCCGAAGAGTTGCATTTCGGGCGGGCAGCGCAACGCCTGAACATCGCGCAGCCTCCGCTGAGCCAGCAGATCCGCGTATTGGAGGACGAACTAGGTGCGCGCCTGTTTGACCGGAGCAACCGGCGCGTGGAATTGACGGCTGCCGGCAAGGCGCTGTTGCCCGAGGCGCGCGCACTCGTGGCGCAGGCGGAGCGCACGGGTGAGGTGGCGCGGCGGGCGCAACTGGGCGAACTCGGTGAGCTGCGCGTCGGCTTTACCGGTTCGGCTGCCTTCGGCTCGGTCATCCCAAAGTTGATCTTCGAATTCCGCCGCCGCCTGCCGGAGGTGCACTTACGGCTCGAAGAACTGACCACTCAGCAGCAGTTGACGGCGATGCTGGAGCGGCGGCTGGAGGTGGCGTTTGTGCGCGGCATGACATCGCCGGATTTGCCGTCGTCGCTGCAAGTCACGCGTCTTTTCGAGGATGCGCTCGTGGTCGTATTGCCTGCGCAGCATCCGCTCGCCGCGCGAGAGAGTGCGCTTTCCATCGAAGCCCTGAAGGACGAGGGCTTCGTGATGTATCCGCGCGAGCGTGGCACAGGGGTGTACGACCAGATCATCGCGTTGTGTCAGCAAGCGGGGTTCGCGCCGCGGCTTGCCCAGGAGGCACGGGAGTCGGCCACCATCGTAGCGTTGGTGGCGGCCGGGCTCGGGGTGGCGATCGTGCCGGCCTCTCTGAGCAGCATCAATGTGGACGGCGTGGCATACCGGCCGCTACGTGGGAAAGCCGCACGCTCCGCCATGTGGATGGTGCTGCGCGCCGGCAAGCTGTCGCCGCAGGAGGCGTTGTTCATGACGCTGGCGCGGGAGTTGGGGACGCGGTAG
- a CDS encoding MFS transporter → MGKHDVNLLTPNTMAATLAAGEAPRAHGTAGKIEHGTPAFWQTNFALFAAGFATFALLYCVQPLMPLFSADFHVSAAGASLSLSLTTGLLAVTMLVAGALSEAWGRKPIMVASLMLSAVLTVVCAAVPHWPTFLVMRALMGVALSGLPAVAMAYVGEEMHPRSLGHAMGLYVGGTGLGGMAGRLLTGVITDVWGWRSAVLVIGVLGILSAATLWRFLPPSRHFEKRELRLAPLARAFGTHLRDGVLPLLFVEGFLLMGSFVTVYNYVGYRLIAAPFSLSQTKIGLIFAVYLFGIVSSAWVGSLSGKLGRRTVLPATLILMLAGTAMTLSNQLWLIILGITVLTIGFFGTHSIASAWVGARAQVSKAQASSLYLFAYYLGSSVVGSLGGVFWNLRGWHGVVAMACALLLFAIVIALWLYRTTTQPAQR, encoded by the coding sequence ATGGGAAAGCACGACGTCAATCTGCTGACGCCCAACACGATGGCCGCGACGCTGGCCGCCGGCGAGGCGCCTCGCGCTCACGGGACGGCAGGCAAAATCGAGCACGGCACGCCGGCGTTCTGGCAAACCAATTTCGCCCTGTTCGCAGCCGGCTTCGCGACCTTCGCCTTGTTGTACTGCGTGCAGCCGCTAATGCCGCTCTTCTCCGCAGACTTTCATGTCAGCGCTGCAGGCGCGAGCCTCTCCCTTTCGCTGACCACCGGGCTGCTCGCGGTTACCATGCTCGTGGCAGGCGCGCTGTCGGAGGCATGGGGCCGTAAGCCGATCATGGTCGCGTCGCTGATGCTCTCGGCGGTGCTCACCGTCGTCTGCGCCGCGGTGCCGCACTGGCCGACCTTCCTCGTCATGCGCGCACTGATGGGAGTCGCGCTCAGCGGCCTGCCGGCGGTCGCAATGGCTTATGTCGGCGAGGAGATGCATCCGCGTTCACTCGGTCATGCGATGGGGCTGTATGTCGGCGGGACCGGCCTGGGTGGCATGGCCGGCCGTCTGTTGACCGGCGTCATAACCGATGTCTGGGGATGGCGTTCCGCGGTGCTGGTGATCGGCGTGCTGGGCATACTGAGTGCCGCCACCTTGTGGCGCTTCTTGCCGCCGTCACGCCACTTCGAGAAGCGGGAACTCCGCCTTGCGCCGCTCGCAAGAGCCTTCGGCACGCACCTGCGCGATGGCGTTCTGCCGTTGCTGTTCGTCGAAGGCTTCCTGCTGATGGGCAGCTTCGTCACCGTGTACAACTACGTCGGCTATCGCCTGATTGCCGCTCCGTTCTCGCTGAGCCAGACGAAGATCGGCCTGATTTTCGCGGTGTATCTATTCGGTATCGTCAGCTCGGCCTGGGTGGGTAGTCTCTCCGGCAAGCTCGGAAGGCGGACTGTGTTGCCCGCCACGCTGATACTGATGCTCGCGGGAACGGCCATGACGCTGTCGAACCAGCTCTGGCTCATCATCCTCGGAATCACCGTTTTGACGATCGGGTTCTTTGGCACACACTCGATTGCCAGTGCGTGGGTCGGCGCGCGAGCGCAGGTCAGCAAGGCACAGGCATCGTCGCTGTATCTGTTTGCGTACTACCTGGGGTCGAGCGTAGTCGGGTCGCTCGGCGGGGTGTTCTGGAATCTGCGTGGATGGCATGGTGTAGTTGCGATGGCTTGCGCGCTGCTGCTGTTCGCGATCGTTATCGCGCTGTGGCTCTACCGCACGACGACGCAACCCGCACAACGTTAG
- the msrB gene encoding peptide-methionine (R)-S-oxide reductase MsrB, with the protein MQSRRRFLFSGGVAVAALAAVSRLPKLAAAPTDTGTPAKAFEVTHTDVEWGKLLTPAQYKVLREEGTERPYSSPLNEEHRTGVFSCAGCKLDLFSSHTKFDSHTGWPSFWAPLDHAVDKREDSSFGMSRTEVHCRRCGGHLGHVFDDGPKPTGLRYCMNGLAMEFTPAAT; encoded by the coding sequence ATGCAAAGTCGCAGACGTTTTCTGTTCTCGGGCGGCGTAGCCGTAGCGGCGCTGGCCGCCGTCAGCCGTTTGCCGAAGCTGGCCGCGGCGCCGACCGATACCGGCACGCCGGCCAAGGCCTTCGAAGTGACCCATACGGACGTCGAATGGGGCAAATTGCTGACCCCGGCACAGTACAAGGTACTGCGCGAGGAAGGCACGGAGCGCCCCTACTCCAGCCCATTGAACGAAGAACATCGCACCGGGGTGTTTTCCTGCGCCGGATGCAAGCTCGACCTGTTCTCGTCGCACACGAAATTCGACAGCCATACCGGCTGGCCGAGCTTCTGGGCGCCGCTCGATCACGCCGTGGACAAGCGCGAGGACAGCTCGTTCGGCATGTCGCGCACGGAAGTGCACTGCCGGCGCTGCGGCGGGCATCTGGGCCACGTCTTCGACGACGGCCCGAAGCCCACCGGCCTGCGCTATTGCATGAACGGCCTCGCCATGGAATTTACGCCGGCCGCTACCTGA
- a CDS encoding glycoside hydrolase family 6 protein: protein MKKRFAQVLGMALATLFVMGQTWAAGSFYVDPNSEPAVWARNHADDPRAAKITESITHVPTAQWFGSWNKDVHAAVSEFVAAADAAHQVPILVAYNIPNRDCGGASAGGAADADAYRAWIEAFSQGIGKNQAVVVVEPDSLAQFDCLKTTDAQDARLNLLSYAVSRLRLNAPAADIYLDAGNAHWTAADVMANRLHDAGIGEAKGFALNVSNFYPTQESIAYANAVNGVLGSRFGYTKPVVIDTSRNGNGSNGQWCNPAGAKLGEPTGDATGQILLAWIKNPGDSDGPCGVGPTLKAGVFSPNLAVRLIEGN from the coding sequence ATGAAAAAACGCTTCGCGCAAGTCCTTGGTATGGCGTTGGCCACCCTGTTCGTCATGGGACAGACGTGGGCCGCCGGTTCGTTCTACGTCGATCCCAACTCCGAGCCCGCCGTATGGGCTCGCAATCATGCGGACGATCCGCGCGCGGCAAAAATCACCGAGTCGATCACACACGTGCCTACCGCCCAATGGTTCGGTAGCTGGAACAAGGACGTTCATGCGGCAGTAAGTGAGTTCGTGGCTGCCGCCGACGCCGCGCACCAGGTGCCGATCCTCGTCGCCTATAACATTCCCAACCGCGACTGCGGCGGCGCGTCTGCGGGCGGAGCCGCGGATGCCGACGCCTATCGCGCATGGATCGAGGCGTTCTCGCAAGGCATAGGCAAGAACCAGGCGGTCGTTGTCGTCGAACCGGATTCTTTGGCGCAGTTCGACTGCCTGAAGACCACCGACGCACAGGACGCCCGGCTGAACCTGCTGAGCTATGCGGTATCGCGCTTGCGGCTCAACGCACCGGCAGCCGACATCTACCTTGACGCCGGCAATGCTCACTGGACTGCTGCGGATGTCATGGCGAACCGTCTGCACGATGCAGGCATCGGCGAGGCGAAGGGGTTTGCATTGAACGTGTCGAATTTCTACCCGACTCAGGAATCGATCGCGTATGCGAACGCAGTGAATGGCGTTTTAGGGAGCAGATTCGGCTATACGAAGCCAGTTGTGATCGACACCAGTCGCAACGGCAACGGTTCAAATGGCCAGTGGTGCAATCCGGCCGGCGCGAAACTGGGCGAGCCGACCGGCGACGCAACAGGTCAGATCCTGCTTGCCTGGATCAAGAACCCTGGCGATTCCGACGGGCCTTGCGGCGTTGGACCGACTTTGAAAGCGGGGGTATTCAGCCCCAATCTGGCAGTTCGGTTGATTGAGGGAAACTGA